Genomic window (Desulforapulum autotrophicum HRM2):
CTTGGTATAGCGGCCTGTGCACATCCCAAAAGTTTCCACCAGGGAAAATCCCTTGTGTCCCATGGCCTCGACAAAGGTCTCGGCAAGCTTAGCATCATGGCCTGAACACCTGCTGATGTAGGTTGCTCCGGCACTCTCGGCCACTGCACAGATATCAATGGGAATTTCAGCATGGTTGAGAAATTCCGATCCAACCACGGCAGCCGTGGGGGTGGTGGAACTGTACTGCCCACCGGTCATGCCAAAGTTAAAATTATTCAGAACAATCAATGTGACATCCATATTTTTCCGGCAGGCGGCCAACACATGGGCCCCCCCAATACCAAGTCCGCCGTCACCCATGGTGACAATAACGTTCAACTCTGGATTTGCAAGCTTGAGCCCCTGGGCATAGGTGAGGGCACGACCGTGGAGACCATGGAGGGCATGGACATTGAAAAAAGTATCAAATAACCCGGAACAGCCAATATCGCTTACAATCACGGTTTTATCCGCCGGAAGGCCCATTATCTCCAGAGCCCTGTCAAGCTCTTTTGTAATTCTATCATGGGTACACCCGGGACAAAAAACAGGTGGACGTCGCTCATTCAGAAAACTACTCATTTTCAATTACCTCCATGATCTTTCCAGGCTTGATTAAAATCCCGTCCATCTGGCCATAAAAATCTATTTTTTTACCACAGAGAACCCGTTGTATTTCGCCAACATATTGACCTAGGTTCATCTCAACGACAACAATGCGGCGATAGGACTTTGCTGCTTTAAGCAGGAGGGTTTCAGGTACCGGCCACAGGGTTTTAAGTGTCAGGGATGAAACAGGACGTCCCTTTTTTTCAAGATGTGCACAGGCATCATCAACAGCCCTTGAGGTCACACCATAACTGATAACCAGGGTGTCTGCGCCCGGTCTGTGGTTTTCCTCGTAAAGGGTGATCCTCTCTTCAGCAGCCAGAATCTTATTTTGCAGTCGTTCCTGATTGGCCTCGATCACCCCGGGATCAATGGTGATATAACCGTCTGGACCATGGGTGGAAGACGTCTGGCGGACCAGATCCCTACCACCAATGGGAAGAAAATCAGGGGCAGATTCAGGCCCGGCTTCAAAGGGGACATAGGCATCTCCCCGGTAGGGTTTACGCGCCACAAGGGGCGGAAGCGTCACAGCATCCAGGTCAACACTCTCCTTGGTCATGCCGATTTCCTTGTTGGATGCAATGAACACAGGGCACCTGAACTCTTCGGCATAGTTAAAGGCGTGAACTGTCAAAAGATAACAGTCAAGGGCATCCTTGGGTACCAGAACAATAACGGGCACACCGCCGGTGTTGCCCCACCGCATGAACTGAATATCACTGTCTGCCCCCCGTGTGGCCGAACCCGTGGAAGGTCCAAGGCGCTGAACATCAACGATGACAAGGGGAATTTCACTACCCACTGCAAAAGAAATCTGTTCACTGTAAAGACTGAGTCCAGGGCCGGAAGTGGCCGTAAGGGCCTTTTTTCCTGCCATGGAAGCACCGATACAATAGCCCATGGATGCAATCTCATCTTCGCCCTGGACACAGACCCCGCCCCTGGGGGGTAACATCTTTAACATATTGGCAAAAACAGTGGTGGCAGGGGTTATGGGATACCCTGCAAAAAAGGAGCATCCCGCAGCCATGGCACCCCTTGCAACCGCCTCATTTCCTTCCATAAAAGACAACGCCATCTCGTTTCTCCTGATCTTGATTTTTAGAGAGCCTCACATACGCCATAAAGTTAATCACATATTTGATTAGATTTATGATTAAACTTTGAAGTTACCTATCGAAACCGAAATGATCTGTCAAGGTAATAAATTAATTAAAATATATATTTATTCACATATAGCGCTCTTATAAAGACAAGAATCATCACCCTTGCATTTGTGTATTTTTTGGTATATTGATTTGTATAAATAAATCAGCATCTGGTATCATGGACGTAAAGATTTCCCCCTAAAGGCAAAAACAGACGGACTCAAGAGAGTAAAGAACAAGATGAAAAAAAAAGCAGAAAAAAGCCGTGAAGACTATACCCAGGAAGCGTATATGGGCATTCGAAGGATGTTTTTCATCAATGAAATCATACCGGGTCAGAAAATTTCCTACCGGGACCTTGCGGAACGTCTGGAAATGAGTGCAACCCCCATCATTCAGGCCCTGAAAAGACTTGAATTCCAGGGACTGGTACGCCACGAACCAAACCGGGGCTACTATACTGAAAAAATAAGCCTTAAAGAGCTCACCGAAATCTATGACTTCCGTGAACTCATCGAAGTCTCCCTGCTGGCCAAAACCATAAAATCCATCAACCGCCAGGGTCTTGCAACGTTAAAAAAAGCCTTGAAAAAGCACCTCAACGCCAAAAGGGATATCTACCTGAAAGAGCGCCTCATGAACGACATGGAACTGCACCTTACCATGGCAGAACTTTCCGGATGCACCCTCCAGATAAACACCCTGCGCCATCTCTTTGATCTGCTCTATCTCAAATACAGGGGCAACATGCTCTTTATAACCCCCATGGACACGGTGGATGACGAGCACCAGCAACTCTTTGACCTCATTGCCCAGAAAGAAATTGACCCGGCCTGCAAAATGCTTGCACAGCATATTGCCAATGTTAAAAAATATGCCATCATCTGCATTGAGCGCATGGCCCGGGAAAAAAACCTGCAGGTCATATAGGTTCTTTTTACAGCCCAATACTGCGTATTAAAAAAATTTTCGGCATATCCTTCCCCATAAGAACCCATACAAACAGATATTCAGACAGGGTCGTCCCTAAAAAATAAAATTTCTGTTGTAATTTTAAAGAATCTTACGTATGTTACTCTTACTGTAACACACTGGAGAGAAGACACCATGTCAGCATCATCAAAACTTTCAAATTCGGTTAAAGCCTTGTGTTTTCTGGCAAAGCACCATCCCGTGCCCCAGAATTCCGCTTGCATCTCAATGGATACCGGGATCAACGCCTCAAAGCTCAGACGCCATCTTTCGGCCCTTGCAAAAGCAGGAATACTTCGAACCATCCAGGGAGCCGCAGGTGGATTTGTACTCAAAAAAGCCCCTGAAGATATCCATCTCCAGGAAATATATTGCGCCCTGGAAGACAGAAAAGCCTTCCATCTGGACATAACAACCAACCCGGACAACACTGTGGAAGAGACCACCATCGTTAACAACTACTTCCTGGATCTATTTACCGAAATCCAGGTGGAAATTGAAGATAAAATGCGGACAATAAAACTGTCCCACATCATTAATCACATTTCAGACAACAAAGGAGTATAAATGAAATTTCTTGAAAAACTGGGCATCAAGGCAAAGAATCAAGGATCTTCAACGGGCCTTAAATGGAACAGCACCTGCGATCAGGGAGAAATTAATGTTATTTCTCCTGCGGATGGAAAACTGCTGGCATCGGTATATCTGGCCTCAAAGGATGATTATGAAAATCTGGTGGAGACATCACAAAAAGCCTTTAAAATCTGGAGAAAAGTCCCGGCACCCAAGCGGGGTGAGATTGTCCGCCAGATCGGTAATGAACTGAGAAAGAACAAGAATGCCCTTGGCACCCTTGTCTCCTATGAAATGGGAAAATCCCTCCAGGAGGGCTGGGGCGAAGTACAGGAGATGATTGATATCTGTGATTTTGCCCTAGGCCAGTCCCGGCAGCTCTGTGGTTCCACCATCCACTCGGAAAGGGAGAGCCATCGCCTCTATGACCAGTATCATCCCCTGGGAATTGTCGGCATCATCACCGCATTCAACTTCCCCGTGGCAGTATGGTCATGGAATGCCATGATTGCAGCCATTTGCGGCGATGTCAACATCTGGAAGCCCTCATCAAAGACCCCGCTTACGGCCATTGCCATTCAAAACATCCTGGCACCTATCATCAAGTCAAACAATCTGCCCGAAGGCCTTTTTTCCCTGATCGTGGGCAGGGGGTCAGATGTGGGTGAAACCATGCTCAACGATCAGCGGCTTCCTTTGATCTCAATCACAGGTTCCACCCGGGTCGGACGCCACGCGGCAGAGGTTATTGCCCGTCGATTCGGCAAATCCATCCTGGAACTTGGCGGCAACAATGCCATCATCATGACCCCCGAGGCAAATCTGAAACTTGCCGTTCCCGGCATTGTCTTTTCTGCCGTGGGAACAGCCGGCCAGCGCTGCACAACCACCCGGAGAATTATTCTCCATGAATCCATCTATGACCAGGTAAAGGATCTCATCGTCAAGGCCTATGGGTCGTTGAAAATAGGCTCCCCCCTGGATGAGGCAAACCACATGGGACCCCTCATTGACAAGGGTGCAGTCAAGGATTACCAGAATGCTCTTAAAGCCCTTGTCGAACAAGGCGGAAAAATCCTGACCGGCGGAGAAGTCCTTGAAGGTGACGGGTATGAATCCGGTTGCTACGTAACCCCGGTCATTGCCGAAGCCGAAAACAGCTACCCCATTGTCCAGGAAGAAACCTTTGCTCCGATCCTCTACCTGATCCGTTATTCAGGCGAGCTGGAAAACGCCATTAAGCTCCACAACGATGTTGTCCAGGGGCTATCATCCTCGATCTTCACAGACAACCTCCAGGAAGCCGAAGAGTTCCTCTCCCACTGGGGATCTGACTGCGGTATTGCCAACGTAAACATCGGCACCTCGGGTGCTGAAATCGGCGGCGCCTTTGGTGGCGAAAAAGAGACCGGCGGCGGACGTGAATCCGGATCAGATGCCTGGAAAGGGTATATGAGACGACAGACAAACACCATCAACTACGGAAGAACCATTCCACTTGCCCAGGGAATCAAGTTCGATATTTAGTTGATTAGGACCGCAGATGAAATAAAGTGGATCGAAATTGCGCAGAACTTTGGCTCATATACAAGGCGCATCAAAGGTGCAATAGCAGGCCTATTGGGCCTTTGGTACAACGCAGTAGATGGGCCAAAGAGCAAGGAATTTCGTTCACTTTATAAAATTTGCGGTCCTTAGCATCCGTGCAGGTCAACAAGGGCCTGCACGGATGTCAATTAAGAAGCACCATGGAAACCTTCTTGAACCCCTCCGATTCAATCCCCCAAAAAACGGACACCATCAACAAGGCAGAAAGCGGTAATATTAAGAGAACGATTTGATATTGATGTGACCATCACTCCCTCCGGGGTGATTTACAGGGAAACGGTTATCAAAAATGCCCAGGCCACCGTTCGCTATACCATGCCAAAACCCTGCTGGGCCGTCATGACCTTTAATGTTGAGCCGGGAGCATTAAATTCCGGGGATTTTCTGCTGGCCACCCCCATGGGTATAATGGCTGCCCTGAAAAATGCCGGAACCCGATTGCTGGAGCCCTTTTATGCCCTGGATATCAAAGCGCCCCAGAAGTTGCTTGGAACCATCACAAATGATTTAAACAATATGAGGGCAGATTTGGGGATACCCCGGTTTGAGGGCAATCTGTTCGCCCTTGGGGGAACAGTTGCTGTGGCCCCGGCCATGGATTATAGTATACGGTTCAATGCCTGTTGTTCGGGCAAGGTCCGATTAAAACTGACCCTCGGCGGATACCAATTTTCCACCTCCTCCCAGTGGACCCTGGAAAACCTGACCTTTTCAGGCCTGGAGGGTCACGGCGGCGTCACCATTGGCTGGGGAAGCGATAACCTCATCCGCAGGGCAGATTTCCCTGCCAGGATCACTGAAATCCAAAAAATTCATGGTCACCCCCCGGTGCAATGACATTGGCCGTAAGATGGGGGGAGACCCGTTCCATGGCCATCAATTTGGCAAGTCAGATAAGGTCGGTTCTGGATGCCCTTTTCCCATACCCTATTAAAAAAAGGGGCTGCCTTTCGCATCGTAACACCATAAATTGGGTTTTACGATATCATTGGAGAAAAGTTAAAAGCACAACGATTTGGCATTGATATATCTTTCAACCTGCTATATGCTACACTAACTATAACATATGAAAAACAAAACAAAGATAGTTGGTTATAGCAAGTCTGCCAAATATGACACCCATGAAAAGGAATTTCAATTATGAATGGATGGATCGGCAAAATTCTCCGTGTTAATTTAACAACAGGAAAAATAAGCGATGAAACTCTGGACCCCAAGGTTGCCAAAGACTATATCGGTGGCAGGGGTATCGGTATTTACTACCTGAACAAGGAAGTAGATCCCAAATGTGATCCCCTGGGACCTGAAAACCTCATGATCATGATGACAGGCCCCCTCACCGGCACCGCTGCCCCCACCGGCGCACGGTATATGGTCATGACCAAATCGCCGTTGACCGGAGCTGTGACCTGCTCCAACTCCGGCGGTATGA
Coding sequences:
- a CDS encoding GntR family transcriptional regulator, which encodes MKKKAEKSREDYTQEAYMGIRRMFFINEIIPGQKISYRDLAERLEMSATPIIQALKRLEFQGLVRHEPNRGYYTEKISLKELTEIYDFRELIEVSLLAKTIKSINRQGLATLKKALKKHLNAKRDIYLKERLMNDMELHLTMAELSGCTLQINTLRHLFDLLYLKYRGNMLFITPMDTVDDEHQQLFDLIAQKEIDPACKMLAQHIANVKKYAIICIERMAREKNLQVI
- the amaB gene encoding L-piperidine-6-carboxylate dehydrogenase; this translates as MKFLEKLGIKAKNQGSSTGLKWNSTCDQGEINVISPADGKLLASVYLASKDDYENLVETSQKAFKIWRKVPAPKRGEIVRQIGNELRKNKNALGTLVSYEMGKSLQEGWGEVQEMIDICDFALGQSRQLCGSTIHSERESHRLYDQYHPLGIVGIITAFNFPVAVWSWNAMIAAICGDVNIWKPSSKTPLTAIAIQNILAPIIKSNNLPEGLFSLIVGRGSDVGETMLNDQRLPLISITGSTRVGRHAAEVIARRFGKSILELGGNNAIIMTPEANLKLAVPGIVFSAVGTAGQRCTTTRRIILHESIYDQVKDLIVKAYGSLKIGSPLDEANHMGPLIDKGAVKDYQNALKALVEQGGKILTGGEVLEGDGYESGCYVTPVIAEAENSYPIVQEETFAPILYLIRYSGELENAIKLHNDVVQGLSSSIFTDNLQEAEEFLSHWGSDCGIANVNIGTSGAEIGGAFGGEKETGGGRESGSDAWKGYMRRQTNTINYGRTIPLAQGIKFDI
- a CDS encoding RrF2 family transcriptional regulator, which translates into the protein MSASSKLSNSVKALCFLAKHHPVPQNSACISMDTGINASKLRRHLSALAKAGILRTIQGAAGGFVLKKAPEDIHLQEIYCALEDRKAFHLDITTNPDNTVEETTIVNNYFLDLFTEIQVEIEDKMRTIKLSHIINHISDNKGV
- a CDS encoding transketolase C-terminal domain-containing protein; translation: MALSFMEGNEAVARGAMAAGCSFFAGYPITPATTVFANMLKMLPPRGGVCVQGEDEIASMGYCIGASMAGKKALTATSGPGLSLYSEQISFAVGSEIPLVIVDVQRLGPSTGSATRGADSDIQFMRWGNTGGVPVIVLVPKDALDCYLLTVHAFNYAEEFRCPVFIASNKEIGMTKESVDLDAVTLPPLVARKPYRGDAYVPFEAGPESAPDFLPIGGRDLVRQTSSTHGPDGYITIDPGVIEANQERLQNKILAAEERITLYEENHRPGADTLVISYGVTSRAVDDACAHLEKKGRPVSSLTLKTLWPVPETLLLKAAKSYRRIVVVEMNLGQYVGEIQRVLCGKKIDFYGQMDGILIKPGKIMEVIENE
- a CDS encoding translation elongation factor, with amino-acid sequence MTITPSGVIYRETVIKNAQATVRYTMPKPCWAVMTFNVEPGALNSGDFLLATPMGIMAALKNAGTRLLEPFYALDIKAPQKLLGTITNDLNNMRADLGIPRFEGNLFALGGTVAVAPAMDYSIRFNACCSGKVRLKLTLGGYQFSTSSQWTLENLTFSGLEGHGGVTIGWGSDNLIRRADFPARITEIQKIHGHPPVQ